GGCTCATATAGACCAGGGACGGGCCAAGGAAGGCGATCGCGACGGGTACCCGCAGCACCAGCAGCACCGCGATCGCGATGCCGAGCAGCGTGAGCATCATGAGAGGACCCCCGGTCCGTCGTCGCCGTCGTATTCCGTGAGCATCGGCCCGTTCCGGGCAACGAGGACGGCAGCGACGAGGGCGCGGATGGTCATGCTCGCGACGCCGATGAGCACCGGGATGTAGACAACGGACATGGGGACGCGCAGCACCGGCGACTTGATGATCTGCTGCGAGTCGATCAGGGCAAGGGCCTCCACCGCCAGGCCCACGCCGGTGGCGGCGACGACGAGCAGGGCGAACACCTGCACCCACCGGACGACCATCTGGTTCGGCACCGCGTCCATGATTTCAAGAGCAATGTGGCCGTTTGTGCTCACGAGAACGCCGGCCGCGGCGAACGTCAGCCAGATGAGGGAGAAGCGGGCCAGTTCTCCGGTCCAGGCAAAGCCGTCGCCGGGAAAATACCGCTGCAGTGCCTGCAGGAACACCATGAGCAGGATGGTGATCAGCGACAGCGCACCGATGGTCACCTCGAGGCGGGTGATCCACACTTCGATGCTCCGCCATCGCCCCCGCGATGCCTGCGGTTCCCGCTGGCTGTTCGTCACGTGACTCCCTTGTCGACGATCCGGATCTCGGGAGTAACGTACTGGTTATTACATTGCGGCTCAAATCACAGTATGGTCACAAAATACTTGGGTGCCCGGCTCAGTTTTTGGCCTGCCGGCGGGGCTAAAGCCAGGTTCCGCCGCGCATCACGCCGGTCGGCTGGAGTTCGGCATCCAGCAGCAGCACATCGGCAGCGGCACCGGCGGCGAGGGTGCCGATCTGCCCGGATCGTCCCAGCACCCGGGCAGGAACCTCGGTGGCGGATTGCAGGGCAGCCTCCAGGGGCACACCGGCAGCTACGGCATTTCGCACCAGATCCAGCATGCTGGCGGTGCCGCCGGCAATAGCGCCGGAGGCCAGCCGGGCCACGCCGTCGTGGACCTGAACCTCGGCCGGACCCAGGCGGTACCGTCCGTCAGCGAGTCCGGCGGCTGCCATCGCATCAGTGACCAGGGCGATGTTCCCAGCGCCCAGCAGTTCAAACATGGCGGCCACCAGAACCGGGTCCAGGTGCGTGTTGTCGGCGATCAGCTCGACGACGGCGTTGCCGGCCCGCGCTGCGCGCAGCGCCGCAGTGACCGCGCCGGGCGAGCGGTGGTGAATGGGATCCATGCCGTTGAACAGGTGCGTCACTGTCGGCACCGGTCCCGGGAAGTGTCCCGGCACCAATTCCGCCAAGGATTCCGGCATGGCTTCCGGCATGGCTTCCGGCAGGGGGGCCGCTCCGGCTCCGCCCGGATGCTGCCGGCGGGACGCCAGTCCCGCCGCCGCCCGCGCGAGGGAAGCGCCGGCGTCGTGGGCGGTCGCCGCGGTGTGCCCGAGCGACGGAACCACCGCATGCGCCGTGAGCAGGTCCACGAGCTCATTCGAGCCGGGCAGTTCCGGAGCATAGGTCATGGTGCGCAGGTGCCCGCGGCCGGCGGCTATCAGGTCGGCGGCGAAGGCCTGGTCGGGGGAGCGCAGCCAGCGCGGATCCTGGGCGCCGCAGCGGGCCGTGGCCAGGAACGGACCTTCCAAATGGATGCCGGCCAGGTCGCCGGCCTCCGCCAGCCCGGCGAAGATGTCCAGGCCGGAGAGCAGATCGGCGGGCGCCGCGGTGACCAGGCTGGCCAGCACCGTGGTGGTGCCCCCGGCGTGCATGCGCTGCAGCGCGGAGCGGGCGGCGCCGGCATCCGCGGACGGAAAGTCAACGCCGTAACCGCCGTGGGTGTGCAGGTCTATCAGGCCGGGAACCGCCAGCTGCCCGGGTGGCAGGCGGACTTCGTCGATGCGGCCAGGGCCGGCGCCGGCTCCGGCGTCGAGTCCGGCCAGCGCCGCGGGAAGTCCGGACTCGGGTCCGGCGTAGAGGATGCTGCCGCCGGCGACGGCAATCGCGCTGTTCTCCACGATGCGGGATTCCAGCAGGATCCGGCCGCGGATGACCGTCACGGACGGACCGGCGGGTGGGGGACCCGCCGGCGGGTTCACGCCGGCGTCCCGGTGTCGGTGAGTTTGGCGGCAGCCGCGCGGTCCAGCACCACGGTGACGCGGGGGTGCAGCTGCAGTGCGGAGGCCGGGCAGTCCGGGGTGATCGGTCCCTGCAAGGCGCGCGCAACGATTTCGGCCTTGTCCGCGCCGTGGGCGATGAGCAGCAGGTGGCGGGCGTCGAGAATGGTGCCGAGGCCCTGGGTCAGGCAGCGGGTGGGAACCTCGTCCGGCGAGTCAAAAAAGCGGGCGTTGGCGCGCCGGGTCCGTTCGGCCAGCTCTTCCACGCGGGTGCGGGAATCCAGGGCAGAACCGGGCTCGTTGAAAGCGACGTGGCCGTTGTGGCCAATGCCGAGGATCTGCAGGTCGACGCCGCCGGCGTCGCGGATGGCCTGCTCATACTCCCGCGCCGCAGCGTCCAGATCGGCGGCGGCGGCGTCGGGCACGCGGACTGTACCCTGCGGCAGGCCCAGCCGCTCGACCACTTCACTGTTGATCACCGTCGCGTAGCTGCGGGGGTCGCCGGGCGGCAGCCCCACATACTCGTCCAGGGCAAACCCGCGAACACCGGAAAAGTCTTCACCGGATTCCGCCAGCGCGTTGTACAGCGGCAGCGGAGAGGAGCCGGTGGCAAAGCCGAGCACGGCGTCGGGCTTGTCCTGCACGCAGTCCCGGACGACGGCGGCGGCCGCGGCTCCGGCTGCTGCCGGACTGTCCAGAATTCGAACCGTCATGGTGTTGTCCTTTACCCCGGTCATCGGCTGACCATGTCGTGGATGGCTTCGCGGATGCCGTCGAAATGGTTGTTGATGCGCTCCGAGGCCAGCGTCCTGTCCCCGGCGCTTACGGCTTCGAAGATTTCACGGTGCATCTGCGCGGTGGCGTGCAGGCTGCCTGCCTTCATGCCGGCCTCGGCATGGATCCGGCTGTAGACATCCCAGAATACTGACAGCAGGTGGGTCAGGAGCTCATTGTCCAGCGGCTCAAACAGCTGCCGGTGGAACTCCGAGTCCACTGCGGCCAGTGCCTGCCCCTGATCGGCCAGCGATTCCATTTCCCGCACCGTTTCTTCAATGCGGGCCAGATGAGCAGGGGTCATCAGGCTCATTGCCTGTCCGATCAACCCGGATTCCAAGGTCTGCCGGACATCGACGAGTTCCAGCGCCTCCTTGCCCTGCTGCCGCAGCGAGAGCCGTCCCCGGAAGCTCAGTCCGGCAGTCAGGGCATCGAAGTTGGTCGGAGCGACAAACATGCCGTAGCCGTGGCGGATCTCGACCACGCCGAGGGCCTGCAGGACCTTGAGGGATTCCCTCAGCGTATTGCGGCCCACGCCCAGCGCGGAGCAGAGCTCGGCCTCGGTGGGCAGCGGGCTTCCGGCCTCGAGCTTGCTGTCCAGGATCAGTTCCATGATGTCGTTCTGCAGGGCCGCCAGTCTTGCCTGGGCGCTGAACCGCGGCAGCCGGGCCTGGGCGGGGAGCGCCGCCGCTGAGGTTCTGCCTGCCTCGCTGGACGTAGGCGTTGTGGTGTCGTTCACCAAAATCGGAACTCCTTCGGAAATGGTTCTTCGAGCAATATGCACAGAGCGGGTCCGCCGCGGTCGGGACAGCGCCCCGGCCGGAGTTCTGCGGTTCATAGGTGTGACGTGCTTGACCCACTGTTGTGATTCAGCCTACAGTCTAATCAACCCGCATGGGATGTCCTACGTCCGATATCCGCATCACACCCGAATGGTGAGGCACCTTGATGAGCACAACTTCTGAAAGCACCGGTTTCCTCCGGAACGCTAGCCGGCGCGATTTTCTACGCATTGCCGGTGTCCTGGGCACCGCTTCAGCTTTTGCCGGCTCCCTGGCTGCCTGCAGCCCGGGCGGCGCTCCCGCGGCCACCGGCACCGGCGCCGTTGCCGCAGACTCCATCGAGGCCGGAATCTCCTATTCCCTGTCCACCGGCTTTGACCCGATGGCTGCTACCGGCGCGACGCCGGTGGCAGCGAACCTGCACATCTTCGAAGGCCTGACCGAGCTGCACCCGGCCACCCGGGAGCCTTACCTGGCGCTGGCAGCAGCGGAGCCGGAGAAGCTCAACGAGACCACGTACCGGGTGACGCTCCGCGAAGGAGCGACCTTCCACAACGGCGCTCCCGTCACCGTCGACGACGTCGTTTTCTCCTTTGAACGCGTGCTCGATCCG
This genomic interval from Arthrobacter sp. zg-Y820 contains the following:
- a CDS encoding amidohydrolase family protein, with amino-acid sequence MTVIRGRILLESRIVENSAIAVAGGSILYAGPESGLPAALAGLDAGAGAGPGRIDEVRLPPGQLAVPGLIDLHTHGGYGVDFPSADAGAARSALQRMHAGGTTTVLASLVTAAPADLLSGLDIFAGLAEAGDLAGIHLEGPFLATARCGAQDPRWLRSPDQAFAADLIAAGRGHLRTMTYAPELPGSNELVDLLTAHAVVPSLGHTAATAHDAGASLARAAAGLASRRQHPGGAGAAPLPEAMPEAMPESLAELVPGHFPGPVPTVTHLFNGMDPIHHRSPGAVTAALRAARAGNAVVELIADNTHLDPVLVAAMFELLGAGNIALVTDAMAAAGLADGRYRLGPAEVQVHDGVARLASGAIAGGTASMLDLVRNAVAAGVPLEAALQSATEVPARVLGRSGQIGTLAAGAAADVLLLDAELQPTGVMRGGTWL
- a CDS encoding TRAP transporter small permease subunit, translating into MTNSQREPQASRGRWRSIEVWITRLEVTIGALSLITILLMVFLQALQRYFPGDGFAWTGELARFSLIWLTFAAAGVLVSTNGHIALEIMDAVPNQMVVRWVQVFALLVVAATGVGLAVEALALIDSQQIIKSPVLRVPMSVVYIPVLIGVASMTIRALVAAVLVARNGPMLTEYDGDDGPGVLS
- a CDS encoding FadR/GntR family transcriptional regulator, coding for MNDTTTPTSSEAGRTSAAALPAQARLPRFSAQARLAALQNDIMELILDSKLEAGSPLPTEAELCSALGVGRNTLRESLKVLQALGVVEIRHGYGMFVAPTNFDALTAGLSFRGRLSLRQQGKEALELVDVRQTLESGLIGQAMSLMTPAHLARIEETVREMESLADQGQALAAVDSEFHRQLFEPLDNELLTHLLSVFWDVYSRIHAEAGMKAGSLHATAQMHREIFEAVSAGDRTLASERINNHFDGIREAIHDMVSR
- a CDS encoding glucosamine-6-phosphate deaminase, translating into MTVRILDSPAAAGAAAAAVVRDCVQDKPDAVLGFATGSSPLPLYNALAESGEDFSGVRGFALDEYVGLPPGDPRSYATVINSEVVERLGLPQGTVRVPDAAAADLDAAAREYEQAIRDAGGVDLQILGIGHNGHVAFNEPGSALDSRTRVEELAERTRRANARFFDSPDEVPTRCLTQGLGTILDARHLLLIAHGADKAEIVARALQGPITPDCPASALQLHPRVTVVLDRAAAAKLTDTGTPA